In Hoplias malabaricus isolate fHopMal1 chromosome 18, fHopMal1.hap1, whole genome shotgun sequence, the genomic window AATTCTGTTCATACTGgcgggaaaaaaattaaatagttACAAAAACAATGCTTTACAAACAAGATTGCATTATTTCTAAAGAGCCTAATTTAACTATAAATCTTAACCATTGCATTCTCATGAATTCTGCTTATACATTGTCAAAGAAGAGCTTCTTCAACACGCAGCAGTACATTTGAAAAAACGGTATCACATCCTAgatgttttttaatataatgtttaaGGAAATGGTTTTGCTTTGTGGGATTTCCAATGGTTTTACTTCATTTGTATAAACATTTTGGCCAATATATTTGCTGGGCTTCATTTCCAAGGAACAATGCTTTAACAAATATTACGATGAacacgaaaaaaaaaatatttacatttttcttttttatttgcagCTTATATCGACACTTCAGACTGGGAGTTTCCTGATGTGTGTAAATATTACTTTGGAGCATTTGGACAGTGGTCCAGTTTGCTCTTCTCTCTGGTTTCGCTGATTGGGGCAATGGTGGTCTACTGGGTGCTCATGTCTAACTTCTTGTTCAATACGGGAAAATTCATCTATAGTAAGCAGccattgcagtgttttttttgtatctGTGACTGATTCACTGACAGTTTTTTTCACATTAATGAGAGAAATAATTTCTTTGTACCATCAGACTATGTTCACAACATCAACATGTCTGATTCAGAGTTTGGAACAAATGGAACAGAAAGGGGTGAgtactttttaaatgtttctgatTTCGAGTCTTAAGAATTTAGCAAAAACGTGTAAGGAAGCAGGAGATACATAGAACTAAAGTgcatatatgtacacacacatcatattaaaatactgtgaggagttggtgtgttctccccgtgtttgcgtgggtttcctccgggtgctccggtttcctcccacattccaaaaacacacgttggtaggtggagtggcgactcaaaagtgtccgtaggtgtaagtgaatgtgtgtgtgtgtgtgtgttgccctgtgaaggaatggcgcccccttcagggtgtattcccaacttagcacccaatgattccaggtaggctctggacccaccgcgaccctgaattggataattgGTTatagataacgaatgaatgaatattaaaataatatgcCAAAAGGGCTTCATCTGATGTCTTCTTTTGCCAAATGTCCTTTGTTTAAAGAACATTTCCGTGGATAGTTCTTTAAAGCACTGTATATTAAAAATGAGCCACATGAGTCTTAGGaaatttcacttttttaatctaaaacagttttaaagtttatttttaagagcatGGCAGTGACTGGGTTCCCCTCTTCTGTTCCAGTTGTGTGTCCTTATCCAGACCTTGATCCACATAGAAACAGAAGCAGCTTTACTGCACATTACTTCAGTGATAACAgcacagacacagctgtgtttgACCACTATTGGAGTAAGACCAATACCATCCCCTTCTACCTCATCATCCTCCTGCTGCCACTGCTCAACTTCCGTTCTGCCTCTTTCTTTGCCAGGTTCACCTTCCTGGGTAAGGCACCATCCGAACAAAATCACACTCTGGATTCTAAATATCTAAGAAAAACTTACATTCTTGGAACCAATTActttaaatatcatttattttcattttatctttaaaatattacaatgttcaatttgttgttgttgatgtttgtTGTTACTGCTCTTGTTTCCATTCTGCTCTGCCTTGATCAGAATCAGATGTTTAAACACAGACCTGTTTGAATATTTTGATCTGATATTGTAACAAAGCTACACTGAGCTACATTGGAACTTTTAttctgtgatgtttgttttgttattcagatttttttcacGACTAACCACAACACAATATACATATCTTACTGCAAAATTATTTGCATTCTCTcgtgtagaaaataataatttggtTATTTGTATGTGGACAGACAAGATGTTTTGATGATCTGATGTCCCACATGATTTGGTTACTGTATAACAAAGATTTATTGTTCTTCACAGGCACTCTTTCAGTGGTCTACCTTATCATTTTGGTCACTATCAAAGCCTTTAGACTAGGATTCCATTTGGAGTTCCACTGGTTTCATACAACTGAGGTTTTCGTTCCAGGTAAATATTAATGGGGCACTGTACAGTCTACACTACCATGAGGAGTGAAAATACCATTAGGCTTACATTACAGACATGTAGATGATTTCAAGCCTTGTTTAGCAAGAAAATTCCAGATAGGCTAGTAGATGAAAACCACCCTTATATACCTAGCATGCCTTCTTATGTGATTGGAATGACTAGGAATTCATAGACAGTGTATACAGTTATTTCTACATATGAGTGAGTTCTGTTTCGAATTCACTATGTTTATGTGTCCAACAAAGTTAGCCTAGGTATCCAGCATTGTAATTAACCAACAGTACATAGCactatattgtaaaaaaaacactgaactggCTTTGAGTAGCAAGGTGAAATAAGTTACTGACTAGAGGAGGAGGTAGTGGGAAATAGTGAGTAGGGTTCGTCTACAGAAGACGGAGATTAAAATGTATCTAAACATATAATTAGTAAAATTGTTTAGAAAACAGTCTGCTGCTGATGTATTGATGCTCAtcaatgagtgtttgtgtggacTTGAGATTGTTCATCCATAATCGTTGTGTACTTGTAGAGTTCAGGGTGCTGTTTCCTCAGCTCACTGGTGTTCTCACGCTGGCCTTCTTCATCCACAACTGCATCATCACTCTTATGAAGAGCAATCGACATCAGGAGAATAATGTGAGTGACCTGCTTCTTTCCACTCAACAGTAAAACCTTTAGCCCATATCTGCTTCTTCCGCATCCACCAACTAGACACCAACAGTGGCTGAATCTGTCTACTAGAAAACGATCACCACAATCAACAATATGTGCGTGTTTCCCTGTACTATAATAGAAGCCAATGAGGTGATATTGAAATTAAGATGAAATGTGACTACATTAATGCAAATCATGGCACATGTATTTGAGGACAGGAGTAAGACATGAACATGATGCTTAACAAAGATTTCACCCCAATATTAATTCACAATACTTAATTCTGGTGTTTATTTGGTATAAAACCATGACTTTGCCATTAAAGAACCTGTACACTCCGCTTACAAGCAGGTTCACTACAACtccatttgtttaaaattacaaataattgtCCTAACTGTGGAtgtacattcattcaatcattatctgtaaccgcttatccaattcagggtcgcggtgggtccagagcctacctggaatcattgggcgcaaggcagggaatacaccctggagggggcaccagtccttcacagggcaacacagacacatacacacattcactcacacctacggacactttggagtcacctatccacctaccaacgtgtgtttttggaccgtgggaggaaacccacgcggacacggggagaacacaccaactcctcacagacagtcaatcgaacccacaacctccaggtccctggagctgtgtgactgcgacactacctgctgcgccaccgtgccgctcctgTGGATGTACAGTTGTTCCTTATTTATTTGGGTGGATAAATTATTTCTAATACACTGTGTCTCATTTAATTAGCATATTCTCTGATCTTTGCAGTGTTGTTGAATAAGACCtcacatttatagaccagtaaaaCAGGAAGATATGACTTATGGCCTGTATGAGCAAATTAGcaaagtacattttaaatgaattacaGAGGATTACATGTTTCTGTTACCTTTTGTCTGATAGGAATTTCAGTTAAATGTGCTTAtctttaagaaaatatttttgttttcttagaATGAGTTTACTTCAAAGTTATGTTCTCATTTATATTTTAGTGCTAATTCACCCCAAAGACAACaattatttactattttaacAGAATCAATACAATAagatttcatgttttttaaaacTCTATTGTGTTTGGGTTGTTGCCCATAGGCAGGAAGAGAGGCATGAATATCTTGCTGTAGATTTGCTGTTTAGACAGCGTCAACTGTGGTTTCATTGGAGGATAGTATAAAAGCTGTTGTCAGCAGACGTGTGACTCTTTTGTATCACGGTTTGTAGCACTACTTCTTGTTTTAAAGTAGTTCTTCCTGGTCACATGCTGTGCTAAAAGTGTAACATTTGGATGTTGTTTGTAAACTGTGTTTGGACTGCAGACTGGGTAGAAACGTGGAAGGTCAgattatgtgtatgtatatgttgagccaaataacacacatcagctaatttgtaaaaaaatatatatatatataaaataaaaaaataatcataatagttcgattcccgctccgggtgactatctgtgaggagtgtggtatgttctccctgtgtccgcgtgggtttcctccgggtgctccggtttcctcccacagtccaaaaacacattgcaggtggattggcgactcaaaagtgtacgtaggtgtgaatgtgtatgtgtgtctgtgttgccctgtgaaggactggcgccccctccagggtgtattcccgccttgcgcccaatgattccaggtaggctctggacccaccgcgaccctgaattggataagtggttacagataatgaatgaataatcataaTGCTTCAAATAAATCTTTAATAtggattaataataataaaatctacagttaaaaACTGTTTTGACATCAGCTTCTTAACATTTGATGATGGGATTTGTTTTCAATTCTTGTGCCTAATAAAAATGCTAAGATAACAATGTCATTTATGGATATATATTCATGAACTATATTTTTCTTAATTGGATGATCTtcattaaatatactgtgtagTCCCAGACTAAGCCTTCTTCAGAGAATTTGAATGGAAATCAATTTTTTGGGTAAAGTaactaaacatttacaaatattaatgCTGCTAAAAGCTACATCTCAGCACGTTCTAATaaatctttttgtttttattgtaaattttcTTGGATGGCACAtgcttcagtgtttgtttttaatttgttagtTTTTCTTTGTGGTTTCAGGTGCGAGATTTATCCTTGGCCTACATTTTAGTGGGCTTAACATACCTGTATGTGGGAGTGCTGATCTTTGCTGCTTTTCCTTCTCCACCTTTGTCTAAAGATTGTCTTGAAGCTGTAAGAATTGTTTAATTTTTGCATTCTTTATGTACAGTAGCATAGTATTTGACTTGctcatatgtgtgtgtctagACACATGTTGATATCTTGGTCTTTCCATTTGACTGTCAGTGTTGAAAGCATACACCTAGAACACAGAAGCATGGCCACAAAATGTTTGTTACGCTGCTGACGTGTGACTTCTACTCTGCTGCAGAACTTTCTAGATAATTTCCCCAGCAGtgatgtgtgggtgtttgtggcCCGTACCTTCCTGCTGTTTCAGATGACCACTGTCTACCCACTGCTAGGTTACCTGGTCCGAGTACAACTCATGGGCCAGATATTTGGTGAACACTACCCCAGGTAAAGTCTCTTTACATTGTTCTAAATGGAAAAGGATACATTTATAGGAGAAATAATTTACTAGAGGAAATGAGAGGGGGTGGAGGTTTAGAAGCGTTAAATACCTTTGACATCTGGCTGTAATCACTAACACCACTGCCAGTGTTTTAAAAGGCTTTTTCTGTTTCTACTCATGTTACAACAAGCAACAACATCTTAACATTATTATACAGTATTATGCAGAAAACTGATTCAAATCTCTGTAAAACAGTATTGATGTTAATTTATTGCAGTTTGGTTCCATGTAGTGAAAAAAATCAAATGGTTTTTAGCTTTGTAGCTCACAGTGGTGATATGAGCCTAAGAATTTACATGTAGAGGTGACACAATCGCACGATCTACCACAGACCTTTGACTAATGTAACATTAGAAAGGAAAAGATACAAGCAAATTCAAATGTCCCTACATGTAAATGAGCAACACTTGGTTGAAATTTCCCTGTCAGTTGGtctcaagctcacttctctaaccttcACACCAcctgaatgaaaataaattgaGTTGAAATTAGAACAGTGGGTATTAATTTATGAAAATAGATGATTAGATGTTGTAAATGATTTTGCCACTCTGTTAATATAGCTCACATTGTTTGAAGGACATTGTTATCTTAACAATATTCAACTTTCTCTCTTCAGTTTTGTCCATGTCTTCTTGTTGAATGTGATCATTGTGGGTTCAGGGGTACTTATGGCCAGGTTTTACCCCAACATTGGTTCCATTATCAGGTAAGACAGTCATTTTGCCAGGCTACATATACATGGGTCCATGTAGTAATTCACTTACTAGTTATTCACTTTTCagcattattattaaaaatattttttttatctgtgtttgtgttcctgCAGGTACTCCGGGGCCACGTGCGGGCTAGCTCTGGTCTTTGTCTTcccttcactcattcacatgaTGGCTCTGAGGCGTCAAGATGCGTTACGCTGGCCCTCTGCTTGCTTCCACAGCTTTCTTATTTTATTAGGAGTAGCCAACCTCTTGGGCCAGTTTTTCATGTAGCATGTAGTTTTCTTTACTAAACCTAGTGAGGCCTCTTCTCTCAGTTCTGGTAATGTATATAATGTGTCGGTTCTGATGATGGTTGATAGTTGTTTAATGTCGGTGGTACTTTGCTCTTGTACTATGTTAAATCTTATGGTTTGTGCAGTAGATGGAGGTTGATGTATTTGTATCACAGGAGGTGGTATATATTTGGGAGCATTTTAAATGAGTGAAGCTATGCCTCATTGACTTCAGCCATCAAGTATCTCTTAGCCACACTAATAAAATGGACCAGCAGGAAAATGTTACTGAAACTTTAAAACAACTTCCAGCACACTGTCAGCAGAATTTAGATGCCATtgaaccatgttttttattttgattgacATAAATCCAATTATATTCCTCTGATATCTTGAACATATTTGTACAGATTTATACCCCACAGACATGAACTGTATTTGATTTTGGCTGTTCTTTTACTGTAATATTTGATTGTCACTTTGCTACAAATATCTGGGTTGTAAAGAAATGGGTGCGGTTTGTAGTCAAgcctttaaatatataatttcttgtcacatgtttatttatttaatatcatgcaaatataaattataattgcATTGGCCTGTCATCCTCTAAGCTCTGTGGAGTTAATGATAGGTCGTGccaggatgatgatgatgataatgtgaGCAAGTGTTTATAGACAAGCTTGATCTTAAAGTATTATTAATGGGATGAATAAAGGGATATTAGATTTTTTGGAAACGGGTTAGAGGAATAGACCATATGAACTGTGATCCTTTAGCAGAGTATACGCTGACATCACAAGTGTCTTGATTATACTTTTGAAGTGTGTCTGGTTACCCTGCTTTATACTTAGAAAAGCTGTCAGTTCATTACAATTTGCCAGGCTTAGATTTACACACTTTGTGAATACTAAATGGATGTTAAACCTTGAATCGCTTGTTGTATATGGATCATTAACTAGCACATGTTTTATGCTCTTGTGTGTAATTTAATAAAGTTTAAGCTTTATATAACTTACTGCTTTTGATTTTCAGATATCTCCTTTTAGTTTGGATCTGTTCACAGCTCACAAATATACAGATGTTTCCATAGAACTACAGACCTATTATtatgatgaaaaataaatgaagacgTCAATTTAgccatttgtcattttttttaatctagcCATTTGTGCCATGTTTGTTCAGGAACTGACCAAAATAAAGTGTTCAAAAATTGTTACATTTACCTATATTTTCAGTTAAAaggtttgtttttacattttcctgTAAATAATTTTCATTAATAAAAAGTTCCATTTTGGAGATGCAAGCTTTAATCCTTTCagcaataaaatgtttttatttaaagatatcACTGGAATGCAGAATTTCCATTGAGCCACAGCTGATAACTTTTTTTTATAGGAAGtcaaataagaaaagaaaagaaccaAAATCTACCAGTCAGCACTCCATTTCCAGACTGCACGTGATTGTGGCAAACAGTTTCTCAGGGCTTTTTCCTCCCAAGTGAATGATGTATTGCAATTACAGACCACGGTACAGAT contains:
- the slc38a9 gene encoding neutral amino acid transporter 9: MMEDDWKPLLGSIQAEGYYSEQTDSLDPRQRRPFHVEPRNIVEDSAQERVSAEASILNSRVHYYGRLTASSDRLLAPPDHVIPAPEEIYIYSPLGTAFKVHGKDGAAKNPSIVTIFAIWNTMMGTSILSIPWGIKQAGFTLGIIILILMGLLTLYCCYRVLKSPKSIPYIDTSDWEFPDVCKYYFGAFGQWSSLLFSLVSLIGAMVVYWVLMSNFLFNTGKFIYNYVHNINMSDSEFGTNGTERVVCPYPDLDPHRNRSSFTAHYFSDNSTDTAVFDHYWSKTNTIPFYLIILLLPLLNFRSASFFARFTFLGTLSVVYLIILVTIKAFRLGFHLEFHWFHTTEVFVPEFRVLFPQLTGVLTLAFFIHNCIITLMKSNRHQENNVRDLSLAYILVGLTYLYVGVLIFAAFPSPPLSKDCLEANFLDNFPSSDVWVFVARTFLLFQMTTVYPLLGYLVRVQLMGQIFGEHYPSFVHVFLLNVIIVGSGVLMARFYPNIGSIIRYSGATCGLALVFVFPSLIHMMALRRQDALRWPSACFHSFLILLGVANLLGQFFM